Part of the Pseudomonas abietaniphila genome is shown below.
GCCAGGGCGCCGGCGCGCGCACCCACTTGATGAGTCCGGCGATGGTCGCCGCAGCCGCCATTACCGGTCACCTGACCGACGTTCGCAGCCTGCAAGGGAGTTTCTGAGATGGAGCCTTTCATCCAAGTCAGCGGCAAGGCCGCGCCAATGCTGGCGGCCAACATCGACACCGACGTGATCATGCCCAAGCAGTTCCTCAAAGGGATTGACCGGGCAGGGCTGGACCGGGGTCTGTTTTTCGACCTGCGCTTTCTGCCGTCGGGCGAACCCAACCCCGACTTCATCCTCAACCAGCCAGGCTGGCAAGGCGCGAAGTTCCTGGTGACCGGGCCGAACTTCGGCTGCGGGTCAAGCCGCGAGCACGCGGTCTGGGGCCTCAAGCAGATGGGGATCAAGGCGTTGATCGGCAGCAGCTTCGCCGGGATTTTTTACGACAACTGCCAGCGCAATGGCGTGCTGACCATCGTGCTGGAAGAGGCGCAGGTCCAGCTGTTGGGCAAACTGATCAGCCAGGCGGCGACGGCACAGATCGAGGTGGATCTGCAGGCCCAGGAGATTCGTTTGCAGGACGGCCGGGTCCTGCCGTTCAAGATCGATGAATTGAGGAAAGACGCACTCTTGCTGGGGCTGGATGCGATCGGCAGCACGTTGCAGAAACGCGAGCAGATATTGGCGTTTCAGCAGAAACACCTGGCCGAGAATCCTTGGCTCTAACACACCTTGAATACCTGTAGACGCTCACCAGGTTACTCAGACGTGTAGGAGCGTGGCTTGTCCCGCGATCTGCCGGGAACCGGCAGCAAAATCAGGCACCTTTGTCTACCTGACACACCGCATTTGCCGGGTTTGCTGCCGCTTCGCGCCAGATCGCGGGACAAGCCACGCTCCTACAAGGTGGTCGTGCTGAGTTACAACGACAACCCCCGAAAATGCGCCTGCAGAAACTCCACGCACACGCGCAGCTTCCCTGAATTGGCCAGCCGTGTCGGGTAGACCGCCCAGACGTTGGCGCTTTCGGTGTACTCCGGCAGCACTTGCACCAGCCGTCCCTGTTCGAGGAACGGTTTGACGTCCCACAACGAACGCTGCAAGACCCCTCGCCCGTCGAGCCCCCACTGCAAGACGATCTCGCCGCTGTTGGACGACAGCGGTCCGCTGACCCTCACGCTTTCCTGCGCCCCGTCGCGCTCGACGTGCCAGATGCCGAAGGCATTGTCGCGCTCCTTGATCACCAGGCAATCATGCTGTTCGAGGTCCGCAAGCTGCTGCGGCGTGCCACGGCGTGCCAGGTAATCCGGCGCAGCGCACAGCACCCGCCGGTTACTGACCAGTTGTCGGCCGATGTGCTGGCCGGGAATGTCATCGCCGACGCGTATCTCCAGGTCGAACCCCTCGCTGACGATGTCCACCACCCGGTCGAACAGGTCCAGGCGCACCTCCAGGTCGGGGTAAGCCTCGGCCAGTTTCGAAATCGCCGGCGCCACGTGATTGCGCCCGAACCCGAACGAGCTGCACAGGTGCAACTTGCCGCGCGGTGCCGAATGCGCGTCGGACAACTCGTCATGCAGCAGTTGAAAGTCCTCAAGAATCCGCACCGCCCAACGCTGCACGCGCTCGCCGTCTTCGGTCAGCGCGACCTTGCGACTGGTGCGATGCAGCAGGCGTGTGGCCAGGGTCGATTCCAGAATCTGAATGCGCTTGCTGACGTAAGCCGGGGACAGCCCGAGTTCGTCCGCTGCGGCGGCGAATCCGGCTTTGCGAATCACGGTGAGGAAAACCCGCAGGTCTTCGGGGAGTGGCGCCACTTCTTTTTTTGAGGTCATGCGGCTTCTTTCACGTTTTTCGTTTTTCTCACCTGTAGGAGCGGCCCAGAGACAAGCCACGCTACGGCAGGTTGCGTGCGGCTGAGGATACCACCGCGGCATGGACAATCGTTTCAACACTTAAAATCCGGCATATCTCTTTACGTTCTAAAAATATGGAATTCAGTTCTTTTACGGAATAAATCACAACCTCTATAAATAGTCCCCACTTGGCCTACACAGCCGACCCCGACAAAAGCCACCGATTCTGCTCGAAGGACTCTTCATGGATGTTTTCTGGTTTCTACCGACCCACGGCGACGGCCATTTTCTAGGCACCACCAAGGGCGCGCGCCCTGTCACCCTCAATTACCTGAAACAAGTCGCCCAGGCCGCCGACGACCTGGGTTATCACGGCGTGCTGATTCCTACCGGCCGCTCCTGTGAAGACTCCTGGGTGATCGCCTCGGCCTTGGTGCCGCTCACCGAACGCCTGCGTTATCTGGTCGCGATCCGCCCGGGCATCATCTCGCCGACTGTGTCGGCGCGCATGGCGGCGACGCTGGATCGGCTGTCAGGCGGGCGTCTGCTGATCAACGTGGTGACCGGTGGCGACCCTGACGAAAACCGTGGCGACGGCAGTTTCCTGAGTCACAGCGAGCGTTACGAAGTCACTGACGAATTCCTCAAAATCTGGCGTCGCGTGTTGCAAGGTGAAGCGGTGGATTTCGAAGGCAAGCACCTGAAGGTGCAGAACGCCAAGGCGCTGTACCCACCGATCCAGAAACCCTACCCGCCGCTGTACTTCGGGGGTTCCTCCGAGGCCGCGCACGAACTGGCCGCCGAGCAAGTGGACGTGTACCTGACCTGGGGCGAGCCGCCGGCCGCTGTCGCCGAGAAACTGGCTGACATCCGCGAACGCGCTGCCCGCAACGGTCGCACCGTGAAGTTCGGGATTCGCCTGCATGTCATCGTGCGCGAGACCAGCGAAGAGGCATGGAAAGCCGCCGACACGCTGATCGAGCACATCAGCGACGAAACCATCGCCGCCGCGCAAAAGTCCTTCTCCCGGTTTGACTCCGAAGGCCAGCGTCGCATGGCCGCGCTGCATGACGGTCGCCGCGACAACCTGGAAATCGCCCCGAACCTGTGGGCCGGCGTCGGTCTGGTCCGTGGCGGCGCAGGCACCGCGCTGGTCGGCAACCCGCAAGAGGTCGCGGCCCGCATCAAGGAATACGCGGACCTGGGCATCGAGAGTTTCATCTTCTCCGGCTACCCGCATCTGGAGGAAGCGTACCGCTTCGCCGAACTGGTGTTCCCGTTGCTGCCTGAGCCTTACCGCAGT
Proteins encoded:
- the leuD gene encoding 3-isopropylmalate dehydratase small subunit, with amino-acid sequence MEPFIQVSGKAAPMLAANIDTDVIMPKQFLKGIDRAGLDRGLFFDLRFLPSGEPNPDFILNQPGWQGAKFLVTGPNFGCGSSREHAVWGLKQMGIKALIGSSFAGIFYDNCQRNGVLTIVLEEAQVQLLGKLISQAATAQIEVDLQAQEIRLQDGRVLPFKIDELRKDALLLGLDAIGSTLQKREQILAFQQKHLAENPWL
- a CDS encoding LysR substrate-binding domain-containing protein, with the translated sequence MTSKKEVAPLPEDLRVFLTVIRKAGFAAAADELGLSPAYVSKRIQILESTLATRLLHRTSRKVALTEDGERVQRWAVRILEDFQLLHDELSDAHSAPRGKLHLCSSFGFGRNHVAPAISKLAEAYPDLEVRLDLFDRVVDIVSEGFDLEIRVGDDIPGQHIGRQLVSNRRVLCAAPDYLARRGTPQQLADLEQHDCLVIKERDNAFGIWHVERDGAQESVRVSGPLSSNSGEIVLQWGLDGRGVLQRSLWDVKPFLEQGRLVQVLPEYTESANVWAVYPTRLANSGKLRVCVEFLQAHFRGLSL
- the ssuD gene encoding FMNH2-dependent alkanesulfonate monooxygenase — encoded protein: MDVFWFLPTHGDGHFLGTTKGARPVTLNYLKQVAQAADDLGYHGVLIPTGRSCEDSWVIASALVPLTERLRYLVAIRPGIISPTVSARMAATLDRLSGGRLLINVVTGGDPDENRGDGSFLSHSERYEVTDEFLKIWRRVLQGEAVDFEGKHLKVQNAKALYPPIQKPYPPLYFGGSSEAAHELAAEQVDVYLTWGEPPAAVAEKLADIRERAARNGRTVKFGIRLHVIVRETSEEAWKAADTLIEHISDETIAAAQKSFSRFDSEGQRRMAALHDGRRDNLEIAPNLWAGVGLVRGGAGTALVGNPQEVAARIKEYADLGIESFIFSGYPHLEEAYRFAELVFPLLPEPYRSLAGRGITNLTGPFGEMIANDLPPQK